A genomic window from Triticum urartu cultivar G1812 chromosome 7, Tu2.1, whole genome shotgun sequence includes:
- the LOC125520951 gene encoding callose synthase 10-like codes for MASSMRRRPSRGGGGPGAAAENWERLVRAALKRDRAGGTGASAAAAHAGAGAGLASAVPPSLGRTTNIEQILQAADDIEDEDPNVARILCEQAYSMAQNLDPSSDGRGVLQFKTGLASVIKQKLAKKDGGSIDRQNDIEVLWNFYLEYKKRRRVDDMQREQEIMRESGTFSTEYVFLSGYNCGIICFIKHQGRLIFCDLSFGQLILHVVLP; via the exons ATGGCGTCCTCCATGCGGCGGAGGCCGAGCCGAGGGGGCGGGGGcccgggggcggcggcggagaaCTGGGAGCGGCTGGTGCGGGCGGCGCTGAAGCGGGACCGGGCGGGCGGCACGGgggcctccgccgccgccgcgcacgCCGGGGCGGGGGCCGGGCTCGCCTCCGCCGTGCCGCCCTCGCTCGGCCGCACCACCAACATCGAGCAGATCCTGCAGGCCGCCGACGACATCGAGGACGAAGACCCCAACGTCGCGCGGATCC TTTGTGAACAAGCATACAGCATGGCTCAAAATCTGGATCCAAGCAGCGATGGGAGAGGCGTTCTACAGTTCAAAACCGGTTTAGCATCCGTGATCAAG CAAAAGCTTGCTAAGAAGGACGGGGGTTCAATTGACCGTCAGAATGACATCGAGGTGCTGTGGAATTTCTATTTGGAGTACAAGAAGCGTCGTCGAGTTGATGACATGCAACGGGAGCAGGAGATAATGAGGGAATCAGGAACTTTTAGCACCGAGTATGTCTTTCTCTCTGGTTATAATTGTGGTATTATTTGCTTCATAAAACACCAGGGTCGTCTCATTTTCTGTGACTTGAGTTTTGGCCAGCTTATCCTGCATGTTGTGTTACCTTGA